The Cellulophaga sp. L1A9 genome window below encodes:
- a CDS encoding cation-translocating P-type ATPase produces MTTFNDTLDIIEHTYSKKVDDIAKLLDVNLKTGLQERSINGRIAKYGLNSYTEQKQKSILLILFAQFKSPIILLLVVAAGFSFFFEDWLEGFSIIAVIFITVVLGFIMELQARNSMKALKEMDVKVSKVWRDNSLKEIQAERIVPGDVLVLEAGDIVMADARLIEVNQFEIDESALTGESLPVEKRIEVIKNKVPLADKINLIFKGTSVVKGNARAIVTGTGMHTELGKITHMVATAKQDNTPLEKKIQGITKILMVVTAVFAGIFIITGLLQGKQFYLIVETALALAVAAIPEGLPVVSIIALTYGMLRLAKKNVLIKRLASVETLGGVNIIFTDKTGTLTENKIDVNKLMFFDEDIPIAKKGDDSSIAINKNKEAYEKLILISILCNNAASEQKENKKKYLGDPIEIALLQFVNTSKVNVEAINETYPRIAEEPFNSETKLMATLHKNDAGNFVAAKGAVEKLIDTCSFYSAGDRVIPLTAAAKKDFLNRAETIEAQGSKVLAFAFKEAANIPTTNFLSGLTLVGLIGFLDPPRMEVVDALQSCRNAGIKVIMITGDHPATALNIAEKIKLSEKDNVVINGKELDSKISEKKLFAATIFARVTPKQKLAMVSFYQKHGSIVAMTGDGINDAPALKKADIGIAMGIRGTQVAKETAAMILKDDSFTSIVAAIMQGRVIFKNIKNFLMYLLSCNLSEIFIVFFYGLLNFPFSVLPLQILFLNLVTDIFPALALGLGKGNDLIMKIPPRNPQQPIIIKRDWFTINVYAVLLALPILLVTWYCSHYLKYDAKLCNNITFFSLALSQLWHVLNLPSRKISFLNNEITRNKFTWAASLLCISIMAVFYFVSPLNSYIGLQQLSIDTWLIITLTSITPVILIQLFKRIFKIID; encoded by the coding sequence ATGACAACATTCAACGATACCCTAGATATAATAGAACATACGTATTCAAAAAAAGTGGATGATATTGCAAAGCTGCTTGATGTAAATCTAAAAACAGGATTGCAAGAAAGAAGTATTAATGGCAGGATTGCAAAATATGGCTTAAACAGTTATACGGAGCAAAAGCAAAAAAGTATTTTACTCATTTTGTTTGCGCAATTTAAAAGTCCGATAATCTTATTATTGGTAGTAGCCGCTGGCTTCTCTTTTTTCTTTGAAGATTGGTTAGAAGGGTTTTCTATTATTGCTGTAATTTTTATTACTGTAGTGTTGGGTTTTATTATGGAATTACAAGCCCGTAATTCTATGAAGGCATTAAAGGAAATGGATGTAAAGGTTTCAAAAGTTTGGCGAGATAATTCCCTTAAAGAAATCCAAGCAGAAAGAATTGTACCTGGAGATGTGCTGGTATTAGAAGCGGGTGATATTGTAATGGCTGATGCAAGATTAATAGAGGTAAATCAATTTGAAATTGATGAATCGGCACTTACAGGTGAATCATTACCGGTTGAAAAAAGGATTGAAGTTATAAAAAATAAAGTGCCTCTTGCAGACAAAATTAATTTAATATTTAAAGGTACATCTGTTGTAAAAGGCAATGCCAGAGCCATTGTTACAGGTACAGGTATGCATACAGAATTAGGGAAAATAACCCATATGGTTGCTACTGCAAAGCAGGACAATACTCCACTAGAAAAGAAGATACAAGGGATCACAAAAATATTAATGGTGGTTACGGCTGTATTTGCAGGTATATTTATAATAACAGGATTGCTGCAGGGTAAACAGTTTTACCTTATTGTAGAAACGGCATTAGCATTGGCTGTGGCAGCTATTCCGGAAGGACTACCTGTGGTAAGCATAATAGCACTTACTTATGGCATGTTGCGCCTGGCAAAGAAGAATGTACTCATAAAAAGACTGGCATCTGTTGAAACACTTGGCGGCGTTAATATTATTTTTACGGATAAAACGGGCACGCTAACAGAAAATAAAATTGATGTAAACAAGTTGATGTTTTTTGATGAAGACATACCGATAGCTAAAAAAGGTGATGATAGTAGCATTGCAATTAACAAAAATAAAGAGGCCTATGAAAAGTTAATACTCATCTCTATTTTATGCAATAATGCTGCAAGTGAACAGAAAGAAAATAAGAAAAAATATTTAGGAGATCCTATTGAAATAGCACTATTACAATTTGTAAATACAAGCAAAGTAAATGTGGAAGCTATAAACGAAACATATCCCCGTATAGCAGAAGAACCCTTTAATTCTGAAACAAAATTAATGGCAACTTTACATAAAAATGATGCCGGCAACTTTGTAGCAGCAAAAGGGGCTGTAGAAAAATTAATAGATACGTGTAGTTTTTATAGTGCAGGCGATAGGGTAATCCCTTTAACAGCGGCAGCAAAAAAAGACTTTTTAAATAGAGCAGAAACTATTGAGGCACAGGGATCAAAAGTATTGGCATTTGCTTTTAAGGAAGCTGCCAATATCCCTACTACTAATTTTTTATCTGGCTTAACGCTTGTTGGTTTAATAGGGTTTTTAGACCCTCCCCGAATGGAAGTTGTGGATGCGTTACAATCATGTAGGAACGCGGGCATTAAGGTTATTATGATAACAGGAGATCATCCAGCAACAGCTCTTAATATTGCTGAAAAAATAAAGCTATCAGAAAAAGATAATGTTGTTATCAATGGTAAAGAATTAGATTCTAAAATATCAGAAAAGAAATTATTTGCTGCAACTATTTTTGCAAGAGTTACGCCAAAGCAAAAGTTAGCTATGGTAAGTTTTTATCAAAAACATGGTAGTATTGTGGCAATGACGGGCGATGGGATAAATGATGCTCCTGCGCTAAAGAAAGCAGATATTGGTATTGCTATGGGCATACGGGGTACACAGGTAGCAAAAGAAACCGCGGCAATGATTTTAAAAGATGATTCTTTTACATCTATCGTGGCAGCCATTATGCAGGGTAGGGTAATTTTTAAGAACATAAAGAACTTTCTAATGTATCTGCTTTCTTGCAACCTTAGTGAAATATTTATTGTGTTTTTTTATGGATTATTAAATTTTCCGTTCTCCGTACTTCCACTACAAATTCTCTTCCTTAATTTGGTCACAGATATTTTTCCGGCACTGGCTTTGGGCCTTGGTAAAGGCAATGATTTAATTATGAAAATACCACCACGAAATCCGCAGCAGCCTATTATAATTAAAAGAGATTGGTTTACTATAAATGTGTATGCGGTATTATTGGCATTGCCTATTCTACTGGTAACTTGGTATTGTAGTCACTATTTAAAGTACGATGCAAAATTATGCAACAACATTACCTTTTTTAGTCTTGCTTTATCGCAATTATGGCACGTTCTAAATTTACCTTCCCGTAAAATATCATTTCTAAACAATGAAATTACCCGTAATAAATTTACCTGGGCAGCCTCATTACTTTGTATTAGTATAATGGCTGTGTTTTATTTTGTTAGTCCGCTTAACAGCTATATAGGGCTTCAGCAATTGAGTATAGACACGTGGTTAATAATAACTTTAACGAGCATTACGCCAGTTATTTTAATTCAACTTTTTAAAAGGATTTTTAAGATTATTGATTAA
- a CDS encoding PAS domain S-box protein → MIDNYKDSELFKGIFESSVEGILVVDPQGLIIKANPSVEKMFGYELGELVDKKVEDLIPHQYGKSHEKHRKYFANSPATRIMGKRENLSGLKKDGSQIPLEISLSPTKINDEDLIVAFIIDITARLLALKKAAVNAEKMDEAQSLAHIGSWVWNLQTNQKNWSDEYYRICGLKPGDELLTNESAYQFIHPEDQQGAIDAVDFAIKSHTAYSNKKRLIRTDGSVRHILAHGKASYDANGMPLEWFGTIQDVTDQIATAQKLEENSAKNKALLEALPDMMFILDYEGKFIDCYTPDPEKLFAPSATLIDGYIDKLLPAHIYEAVRLGMDKTIESKELQFVEYDFEDEKGRQFYEGRIVPMAKNRLLTIIRDITAERAIEDILYVRNRALGATASGIVICDARLPDLPIIYGNEAFIKMTGYEKIDFMGKNCRFLQGDDEDQNEIKLMAAAIQKGEDCRVVLRNYRKNGSLFWNDVSITPIYNNKKILTHFVGVQNDVTTQKIEEFFKIGQSHVMDMIIQHEPLKSIAYKIIETIETAIPNCQGSILLLDNETGKLQKLAAPSLSETYTHAIEKMFIGPKCGSSGTTAYLKEELIISDTLNNPLWDAFRELALKDNIKACWSFPIFSSNKELLGTFAIYLPISRSPLATEKEIIYNITQAISVAIDQHNEGVALKNSRDELTIYAAALENKVAERTVELKDIVQKLVESNLNFEDQIQITKTAENNAIASQKLLDTIFKNFPRGFVGVVDLDLSVVFIEGEDLDVVGFRDAIQVGIKIDELRKVPIELKKNVKKNVLKTLNGEHCSFDVKVRGISYLVNTTPLFNEKSEVIQALLVYNNISDQKRIEVEIRNTLQKEKELNELKSRFISMASHEFRTPLSTVLSATNLIERQNEAGQEEKRIKYISKIKSSIKNLVGILNDFLSLSKLEEGKVIAEPILFDFVEFSDALVEELQGIKKIGQEIAIVYSSYSIQVQLDPKLLRHIVYNLLTNAIKYSEENTKILLKISTKDTKLLIEVTDQGIGIPDEDQGYLFQRFYRAKNATNFQGTGLGLNIVKQYVLLMEGDISFQSKLNHGTTFIVELPLNLSKYEKNTTY, encoded by the coding sequence ATGATAGATAACTATAAAGACAGTGAGCTTTTTAAGGGGATATTTGAATCTTCTGTAGAAGGTATTTTGGTAGTAGATCCCCAAGGTCTTATTATTAAGGCTAATCCTTCTGTTGAAAAAATGTTTGGTTACGAACTAGGGGAACTCGTGGATAAAAAAGTGGAAGATCTTATTCCGCACCAGTATGGAAAATCTCATGAGAAGCATAGAAAATATTTTGCAAATAGTCCTGCAACCAGAATCATGGGTAAAAGAGAAAATCTGTCGGGACTTAAGAAAGATGGATCACAAATACCGTTAGAAATAAGTCTAAGTCCTACCAAAATAAATGATGAAGATTTAATTGTAGCCTTTATAATAGACATTACGGCTCGTTTATTGGCGCTGAAGAAAGCTGCTGTGAATGCAGAAAAAATGGATGAAGCCCAAAGTCTGGCACATATTGGCAGTTGGGTATGGAACCTGCAGACTAATCAAAAAAATTGGTCTGATGAGTATTATAGAATATGTGGTTTAAAACCGGGAGATGAGTTACTTACCAATGAAAGTGCTTATCAATTTATTCATCCAGAAGACCAGCAGGGTGCTATAGATGCTGTAGACTTTGCAATAAAAAGCCATACTGCATATTCGAATAAGAAAAGACTGATTAGAACGGATGGTTCGGTAAGGCATATATTGGCTCATGGAAAAGCATCCTATGATGCTAATGGTATGCCTTTAGAATGGTTTGGAACCATTCAAGATGTTACAGATCAAATAGCCACAGCACAAAAACTTGAAGAAAATTCCGCAAAGAACAAAGCGTTGTTAGAGGCATTACCAGATATGATGTTTATTTTAGATTATGAGGGTAAATTTATAGATTGTTACACTCCAGATCCAGAAAAGCTATTTGCCCCTTCTGCCACTTTAATTGACGGGTATATAGATAAATTATTACCTGCTCATATTTATGAAGCAGTACGTCTAGGAATGGATAAAACCATTGAGAGTAAGGAGCTTCAGTTTGTAGAATATGATTTTGAGGATGAAAAGGGTAGACAATTTTATGAAGGTAGAATTGTTCCCATGGCTAAGAATCGACTTTTAACCATTATAAGAGATATAACCGCAGAGCGGGCGATAGAGGATATTCTGTATGTTCGCAACCGTGCTTTGGGAGCAACTGCCAGTGGAATTGTTATTTGTGATGCTCGTCTACCAGATCTACCCATTATCTATGGTAATGAAGCCTTTATAAAAATGACAGGGTATGAAAAGATAGATTTTATGGGTAAAAATTGTCGTTTTTTACAGGGGGATGATGAAGATCAGAATGAAATTAAACTCATGGCTGCGGCTATTCAAAAAGGAGAAGATTGCCGTGTGGTATTGCGAAACTATAGAAAAAATGGTTCTTTATTTTGGAATGATGTAAGTATCACACCGATATATAATAACAAGAAAATACTAACGCACTTTGTGGGGGTGCAAAATGATGTTACCACTCAAAAAATAGAAGAGTTTTTTAAAATAGGACAATCTCATGTTATGGATATGATCATTCAGCATGAACCTTTGAAAAGCATAGCGTATAAGATTATAGAAACGATAGAAACGGCCATTCCAAATTGCCAAGGCTCTATTCTTTTGTTGGATAATGAAACGGGTAAATTGCAGAAATTAGCAGCACCAAGCCTCTCAGAAACGTATACACATGCTATAGAAAAGATGTTTATTGGACCTAAATGTGGATCTAGTGGCACCACAGCATATTTAAAAGAAGAGCTTATAATTTCAGATACGCTTAATAATCCTTTATGGGATGCCTTTAGAGAATTGGCATTAAAAGATAATATTAAGGCTTGTTGGTCCTTTCCAATATTTTCATCAAATAAAGAATTATTGGGAACCTTTGCTATTTATTTACCTATTAGTAGAAGCCCACTTGCTACTGAAAAAGAAATTATATACAACATAACACAGGCGATAAGTGTGGCTATTGACCAACATAATGAAGGTGTTGCTTTAAAAAATAGTAGGGATGAATTAACGATTTATGCTGCAGCTTTAGAAAATAAGGTAGCAGAACGTACTGTAGAATTGAAGGATATCGTTCAGAAATTGGTAGAGTCTAATTTAAATTTTGAAGATCAAATTCAGATTACAAAGACCGCTGAAAATAATGCCATTGCTAGTCAAAAGTTATTGGATACGATTTTTAAAAATTTTCCAAGAGGGTTTGTTGGTGTGGTAGATCTAGACTTATCTGTGGTGTTTATTGAAGGGGAAGATTTAGATGTAGTTGGTTTTAGAGATGCGATTCAAGTAGGGATCAAAATTGATGAATTAAGAAAGGTCCCAATTGAGCTAAAGAAAAATGTCAAAAAAAATGTACTGAAAACATTGAATGGAGAACATTGTTCTTTTGATGTTAAAGTTCGTGGTATTTCTTATTTAGTAAACACGACGCCTTTGTTTAATGAAAAAAGTGAGGTGATACAGGCATTATTGGTTTACAATAATATTTCTGATCAAAAAAGAATAGAAGTCGAAATCCGTAATACATTGCAAAAAGAAAAAGAGCTCAACGAACTCAAATCTCGTTTTATTTCCATGGCCTCTCATGAATTTAGAACGCCATTAAGTACTGTACTTTCTGCTACGAATCTTATTGAACGCCAAAATGAAGCAGGTCAAGAAGAAAAAAGAATAAAATATATAAGTAAGATAAAGTCTAGTATAAAAAACTTAGTGGGTATACTCAATGATTTTCTGTCGCTGAGTAAATTAGAAGAAGGAAAAGTCATAGCGGAGCCTATTTTATTTGATTTTGTTGAATTCTCAGATGCTTTAGTAGAAGAACTTCAAGGCATTAAGAAAATAGGTCAGGAAATAGCCATTGTCTATAGTTCATATAGTATACAAGTGCAGCTAGACCCTAAACTATTAAGACACATTGTCTATAATTTATTAACCAACGCGATTAAATATTCTGAAGAGAATACAAAAATACTCCTAAAAATAAGTACTAAGGATACAAAACTTTTAATTGAAGTTACCGATCAGGGTATCGGAATACCTGATGAAGATCAAGGCTATTTATTTCAACGTTTTTATCGCGCAAAAAATGCGACCAATTTTCAAGGTACTGGCTTAGGATTGAATATCGTAAAACAATACGTCCTCTTAATGGAGGGGGATATTAGCTTTCAAAGTAAACTTAATCATGGCACAACTTTTATTGTAGAACTCCCTTTAAATCTATCGAAATATGAAAAAAATACTACTTATTGA
- a CDS encoding response regulator, whose amino-acid sequence MKKILLIEDNLDVREMTAEILELENYNVATAENGKIGIEEAKSFAPDLILCDIMMPIMDGYEVFKQLSEDHTTASIPFIFLTAKSEKSDFRRGMTMGADDYLTKPFEAQDLIEAIEARLKKTSFLRKEFSRNVQGITEFIKEASKYQNLKDLPEERDLVVYHVKEEIYSEGAIAQNLYFIQSGEVKTYKHNENGKEYVTGMFKAGDFIGQLCVLGNSGVYTETAVALNDCEVCCIPKKDFTQLLFNNKEVSNKFIEMVSNNVLHMQNQLMGMAFDSVRKRAATALLELYDKGLIKDDDLGINISREDFAGLIGTATETAIRVLSSFKDQSLIQLGQSRRIILKDKKLLQQVADFG is encoded by the coding sequence ATGAAAAAAATACTACTTATTGAAGACAATCTTGATGTTCGCGAAATGACCGCAGAAATTCTTGAACTTGAGAATTATAATGTGGCTACTGCAGAAAACGGTAAGATTGGTATAGAAGAAGCAAAATCATTTGCACCAGATCTTATATTATGTGATATCATGATGCCCATAATGGATGGTTATGAAGTCTTTAAGCAACTCAGTGAAGATCATACGACGGCTAGTATTCCATTTATTTTCTTAACAGCTAAATCTGAAAAATCAGACTTTCGTAGAGGAATGACTATGGGGGCAGATGATTATTTAACCAAACCTTTTGAGGCGCAAGATCTAATTGAGGCTATAGAAGCAAGACTTAAAAAAACTTCTTTTTTACGTAAAGAATTTTCAAGAAATGTTCAAGGCATTACTGAATTTATCAAAGAAGCTTCAAAGTATCAAAATCTAAAAGATCTACCTGAAGAAAGAGATTTAGTTGTATACCATGTGAAAGAAGAAATTTATTCAGAAGGAGCAATTGCTCAAAATCTATATTTTATTCAGAGCGGAGAAGTTAAAACATATAAACACAATGAAAATGGTAAAGAATATGTGACGGGGATGTTTAAAGCTGGTGATTTTATAGGGCAGCTTTGTGTCTTAGGTAATTCAGGAGTGTATACAGAAACAGCCGTAGCACTTAATGATTGTGAGGTATGTTGTATTCCAAAGAAAGATTTTACGCAACTTTTGTTTAACAATAAAGAGGTGTCAAACAAGTTTATTGAGATGGTATCCAACAATGTTTTACATATGCAAAATCAATTAATGGGCATGGCTTTCGATTCCGTTCGGAAAAGGGCGGCAACTGCATTGTTAGAACTGTATGATAAAGGGCTTATAAAAGATGATGACTTAGGGATTAATATTTCTAGAGAAGATTTTGCAGGATTAATAGGTACTGCTACAGAAACGGCTATACGGGTACTTTCTAGCTTTAAAGATCAAAGTTTAATTCAATTGGGACAATCTCGTAGAATTATTCTTAAAGATAAAAAATTGCTACAGCAGGTTGCCGATTTTGGATAA
- a CDS encoding DUF6327 family protein, whose amino-acid sequence MKKKYNSFSEIDDELKILRLRKEIAKESLTYNLKSTRKNLNLKQIMETTRFNTKQFVIDFALNKGLNWLHKLRRKP is encoded by the coding sequence ATGAAAAAAAAGTATAACTCGTTTTCTGAAATAGATGATGAATTAAAAATTTTGCGCCTTCGAAAAGAAATTGCAAAAGAAAGCTTAACATATAATTTAAAAAGCACCAGAAAAAACCTCAACCTAAAACAAATAATGGAAACCACCCGTTTTAATACGAAACAATTTGTAATAGATTTTGCGCTGAACAAAGGGCTAAACTGGCTCCATAAATTACGCCGAAAACCATAA
- a CDS encoding YtxH domain-containing protein: MANDNGNVLLALLTGAAIGAGIGILYAPEKGIDTRHKIKDKALNAKHDLTDRVSHAKEELNKTANEKKVEFEQKLEEVISSMSYKADDIIATLEHKLEDLRKKNAQLQK, from the coding sequence ATGGCAAACGACAATGGAAATGTACTTCTAGCATTATTAACAGGAGCTGCAATTGGTGCAGGTATTGGAATATTATATGCACCTGAAAAAGGTATTGACACAAGACACAAAATTAAAGACAAAGCTTTGAATGCAAAACACGATTTAACGGATCGCGTATCACATGCCAAGGAAGAGCTTAACAAAACAGCAAACGAAAAGAAAGTAGAATTTGAACAAAAATTAGAGGAAGTTATTAGTTCTATGAGCTATAAGGCAGATGATATTATTGCTACTTTAGAGCACAAACTAGAAGATCTTAGAAAGAAAAACGCACAACTACAGAAATAA
- a CDS encoding sigma-70 family RNA polymerase sigma factor: MDTLEYYGSKKGFNVFVASTFLDLTQFRKQNNQVLFNNLLLKDLYQVKRYITKRLATALTKGSLPKGKYKVDDFMDQLFIVVYDNFDEVKNKEDLHSWLFNKVNELLTETIIEEEFEDYFIKNIDDYSRPEWDEMEEKFSTDGGGDYVMIDELDDISYPKNDYVLNHVFVEDNKKELMDALDKELGEEALKRHTDMVLHYLPLAMRNVFELATEYQFSIREIAIIRNQSIAEVKALLEKARKNLEASLFNRYDLA; this comes from the coding sequence ATGGACACACTAGAATATTATGGGAGTAAAAAAGGATTTAATGTATTTGTTGCAAGTACATTTTTAGACTTAACCCAGTTTAGAAAACAAAACAATCAAGTCTTATTTAATAACTTATTACTAAAAGATCTGTATCAAGTTAAGCGCTATATCACGAAAAGATTGGCAACTGCACTTACCAAAGGGAGTCTGCCAAAAGGGAAATACAAGGTAGATGATTTTATGGATCAGCTCTTTATAGTGGTCTATGATAATTTTGATGAGGTAAAAAACAAAGAAGATCTTCATTCCTGGTTGTTTAATAAAGTGAATGAACTTTTGACGGAAACCATTATTGAAGAAGAATTTGAAGATTATTTTATAAAGAATATTGATGATTATTCTCGTCCAGAATGGGATGAAATGGAAGAGAAATTTAGTACCGATGGAGGTGGAGATTATGTGATGATTGATGAATTAGATGATATCTCTTATCCAAAGAATGATTATGTGTTAAATCATGTTTTTGTTGAAGATAATAAAAAAGAACTCATGGATGCCCTTGATAAGGAATTGGGAGAAGAGGCCCTCAAAAGACATACCGATATGGTCTTGCATTATCTGCCACTGGCAATGCGAAATGTTTTTGAACTTGCTACTGAATATCAATTTTCTATCCGTGAAATAGCCATAATTCGAAATCAAAGTATAGCAGAGGTAAAAGCGCTTTTAGAAAAGGCACGTAAGAATCTTGAAGCTAGCCTTTTTAATAGATACGATTTGGCGTAG
- the gap gene encoding type I glyceraldehyde-3-phosphate dehydrogenase, whose amino-acid sequence MKKIAINGMGRIGRTALKVILDTPELEVVAVNDIASIENIAYLLEFDSVHGKFEKTVEFEDGKLIVDGKTIKFFNERNPEDLPWKALDIDVVIESTGIFTKYDDADRHIKAGAKTVVLSGPAKSPEIPTVVHGVNSEDGKTSIFSCASCTTNNISPIIEIIGRRVGIKKAIMTTIHADTSSNAMVDSPNKGNFRMGRSGINNLIPTTTGAAVATTKALPQYVGKFDGMAVRVPVAVGSISDITIVTEKTVTAEEINKILEEEAQTDRYKKVLQTTYAPLVSSDIIKSPYGSIADLSLTKVVDGDLLKVLAWYDNEWGFTNQMIRQIQSL is encoded by the coding sequence ATGAAGAAAATAGCTATAAACGGAATGGGCCGAATTGGCCGAACCGCATTAAAAGTAATACTAGATACACCAGAATTAGAAGTAGTAGCAGTGAACGATATTGCAAGTATCGAAAACATTGCTTATTTATTGGAGTTTGACAGTGTTCACGGAAAATTTGAGAAAACGGTTGAATTTGAAGACGGTAAACTAATTGTAGACGGTAAGACCATAAAATTTTTTAACGAAAGAAATCCAGAAGACCTTCCTTGGAAAGCGTTGGATATAGACGTTGTCATTGAAAGTACTGGTATTTTTACCAAATATGATGATGCGGACAGACATATTAAAGCGGGAGCTAAAACCGTAGTTCTTTCGGGACCAGCTAAGAGTCCAGAAATTCCTACCGTTGTACACGGGGTAAATTCCGAAGATGGTAAAACAAGTATTTTCTCTTGTGCAAGCTGTACCACGAACAACATCAGCCCGATTATAGAAATTATCGGCCGTCGTGTTGGAATCAAAAAGGCTATTATGACCACCATACATGCGGACACAAGTTCTAATGCTATGGTAGATTCGCCCAACAAAGGAAACTTTAGAATGGGGCGTTCTGGTATAAACAACCTTATTCCTACCACAACCGGGGCTGCAGTAGCTACCACCAAGGCATTACCTCAATATGTGGGTAAATTTGACGGAATGGCTGTACGTGTTCCGGTTGCGGTTGGATCCATTTCAGACATCACTATTGTAACCGAAAAAACGGTAACCGCAGAAGAAATAAATAAAATACTAGAGGAAGAAGCACAAACGGATCGTTATAAAAAGGTATTGCAAACTACCTATGCTCCGCTAGTTTCTAGTGACATTATAAAAAGCCCTTACGGGTCTATTGCTGATCTTTCATTAACCAAAGTTGTAGACGGAGACCTTTTAAAGGTGCTGGCATGGTATGATAACGAATGGGGATTCACTAATCAAATGATCCGTCAAATTCAAAGTTTATAA
- a CDS encoding carboxymuconolactone decarboxylase family protein, producing MKKFTKHTIETAPKASKEILSKVKEQNGAISNLFKYMAGSPAALEGYSNLSKTFFAKTSFTTGEQNLILLSSSVVNQCQYCIAAHTRGAKQNGISSKTINEIRKQLPVTDTKLNALVTLTEKITVNRGHLEASDLDAFYNAGFSPEQVMDVIVGISLKVMSNYINHVTENIISEDMEPFAMGKEIED from the coding sequence ATGAAAAAATTCACGAAACATACTATCGAAACGGCGCCTAAGGCATCCAAGGAAATACTTTCCAAAGTGAAGGAACAAAATGGAGCTATTTCCAATTTATTTAAATATATGGCAGGTTCTCCTGCTGCATTGGAAGGATATAGCAATCTAAGTAAAACCTTTTTCGCCAAAACATCATTCACTACGGGCGAACAAAATTTAATTTTATTGTCTTCAAGTGTGGTCAACCAATGTCAGTATTGTATAGCAGCACATACAAGAGGAGCAAAACAAAATGGAATATCCTCTAAAACCATCAATGAAATTCGTAAACAATTGCCAGTTACGGATACAAAGTTGAATGCGCTGGTAACACTTACAGAAAAAATTACGGTAAACAGAGGACATCTTGAAGCATCAGATTTAGATGCATTTTACAATGCAGGTTTTTCACCTGAGCAGGTAATGGATGTTATTGTTGGTATTTCTCTTAAAGTAATGAGCAATTACATAAACCACGTTACAGAAAATATTATTTCAGAAGATATGGAGCCGTTTGCAATGGGAAAAGAAATTGAAGACTAA